The Papilio machaon chromosome 17, ilPapMach1.1, whole genome shotgun sequence genome segment CGGAGATGGCATTGTGGCGCGTCCGCTTCAACTCCTCCTCCTGGATCTTCTGCTCGATGAGGTACTGCGCGTTGCCGATGGCGGTCTGCGTGCCGGTGATGGTCACGATGCGGTTGCGGGTGCCCGGCGCGAACGTTCCCTTCTTGGAGATCTGAATGTTCGCGCCCGACATCTGTTGGATCTCGACGAGGCTTCTCCCACCGGGCCCTGAAATCGACAGAAAACGAcctttatacaaaaacattaattatttttgttgtattcaGTATCATCCTAGCAAGacttaaatattgttacaatatttattccaAAATAGAAGATTATTCTTTAAACGGCTAccaattataatgtttttatcaaaTGATCCACtgctaaaaattattgtttcgaCACTTGACATAATAACAAAGAATGAATATATACATGCAGAAACcaatatgtatgtgtgtgtggaCAACTCACCAAGTATGGCGCCGACGATAACCTCGGCGATCTCGACATTCTTGGAGTCCTTGGCGCCCGCGTCGGCCGGCGTGGGGCTCTTGGAGAGCGGCAGCAGCGAGGCCGAGGGGAAGCCCCCCACCCCGCCCACCCCGCTAACGCCGGCCGACAGCGAGATCGGCGCCACCGCTGGGGGGCGAAGCGCCTCGAATGCAACCTCCGCGAAACGCTCTAACGAGCCGCCGCGCGCGCCGCCTGCGGACGTCACGCTAGTCACGCCGCGTCACGTCACGTCGCGTCACGCTGCGTCACGTCACGCCGCGTCACGTCACGTCGCGTCACGACACGCTCGTCACGGCCGGGGGTTTAGTGGTGCGGCGCGAGGTGCTGACACTTACATTAGAACGTTTCGCGCTGTTGCGGACAGAGTGAGACGAGTTAGCGCGCTGCCCGCAACCGCACAGCGCGCCGGCTGCCCGACTGCACGACTGACTGCCCGTCTGCCTGCCCGACTTTCTAAAGGGTTATGCTTTTGCACGTGCCCGGAAACCTAACCTTTCTGGACTtcctttcaaatatttaaaatttgtaatcgTTTCTTGCGAACTATATCGTACagctttacaaaatatttcaataaatttattaccttTTAGACCAGACTTCAtcaaataagaataaattaataaagacttttaaaaaaatatttgcaattttcCTCCACGATTAAAAAGGTGCACATAAAAACAATCAATTCTATATTCCAAAGACCGAATCATATGatctaaaaaaagaaatcctGAAATTCGTCCAAGAGCATGACCCAAGTCGAGGCTTTGTAAGTGACGTGTGCACTGAagatgatgaaattttgatagTAAAGTTAGCCGAATGAGATGCAGAGGTTGTCGCGGCGGCGCTGTGTAACGGACTTGCGGACGAAAGAAACGGAACAACGAAAGAGCAACttgttattcaaattaaataatattctaacAAAACAATCATTTCGATGTTGATGtaacaaaaagttaaaatataaagttatattcacttagtttaaaaaagttaaaatgaatCCATTAATCGGAAACATgtcaaaaattcaaatttcatttttttatctatagtgTGAACATTTTAGAATTGAATGGATACTTTAGGAATACCTAATaagaaactataaataaaaaagttatatcaaCATtccttgaatattttttactgtcaAATTGCTctttctatattaatttgcATCATAGGTACATGTGTTAGAATATATACGAGGTCGAAATGTAAATTACGAAGACATTTTAGATCTATAAGATTCTTTTTTCtcataacaaatataatatattaaaaaagtagaatatattaaattataaaaaaaatataactggcCGGTTAGAATTGTATCTAACCGGCCGGTATCTTTGGCAGAATGGTACAATaacttttgttcttttttaaaaataaagaattgaCCTTTATATATTCTGACAGATAACCTTGATACAATGTTAAAAGTGTATTGCCGATAGAATGTAATGGTTAAAGCCGATTTGAAATTTCGATACGTCACTATTGCAGTCAACATCAAAataaaccaattaaaaaagCCAATTGTGTTAAATGAATCAGCAATACAATACACAAATCAATTGCATGCCATAGAAACTGTGTAGACGAATAACAATtagttgtttaaaacatttcttttttttttccaaatttaacaattaaaacttatataaatataaaaattattgtttatacaattcaaataatattcctCTATGCAAAAATTAATTCAGAGAGACgaaaaatgtgaaatttaacatttcatgtttgtatatttataatttgttgaatggttttataacatttttacataaatataacctaaaagTAAGCGAACTAACATgcgcttaaaaatattttacaaattttcttaTCTTTAATGAATacgtaaatattatgtaaactgaacaataattgtttttcGTCGAAATGTTTTTATGCTTTTAAACAGTTGaactattacaaaaaaaaaaataatttgacagcGTTtcattacaatcaaaataacttcccaataaaaaaaaatgttatatatttttttaaaccgaCGAAATGAAACGCTatcaaatatcaattaaaggtattaaaaagatacaaaaaataagtaaagcaGAAAAACTTTAAGAGTCAAGAATGGTGTTAATAGTCAGCCAATGAACCGAAAgagttttaatgtaaaaaagcaCTAAGaagataattttgaattttgtgcATAAAACCGACTTTGAGAGCGTGGTGTGACATCacatcgtttttattttaaaattaacatttaaaattacaaaaaaataataattattattaatatctaaaaataacaataatatattattaatatcctaaaactaaatttaaaattatcctatatgAATTGAAtcagtttaaatttatctacagattaaaaaatgttcatttttggtgtttcatttaaattgaaatggcAAGAAacgttcaattttatttatatttatcaacaaCATGATAATATAAgctgtttattttaagataattgaGTTGTCTATAATATGTTCTAAtcgaaagaaaataaattatgattaagAGGCTGTTGCAttatataataagtatataaaattaattatagaatttgtaaatatgcataatatataattattacttaattttagaGACGTAAAAtcatagaattttttattaaaattcctaccgaaattattatatcataaaataaaatttaattattaacttcaTGTGTTACAAGTTTCATTGATAATTGATTTCTTgtctactaataaaatatgcatACTATTCAATCAACTGCAACACAAGCGATTATAGTAACAATCCCGCAtcaaataaagttgaaattccCTTAACGAGTAAAACAAAGCGTGCgaccttttaaataaatgcacaCAATTAGAGCCCGAGCTTAGTTCTTGTGACAGACAAagttatatgtttatatagaaaaaagatATCTATTACAATGTCATAAAGTTGATTTTAGTTCGCGATATACAAGTATGAAGCCTTGACGTAGTGTTAATCGGTCGCAAGGTCAAGTCTATGATGGATTTGTGTCGactattgttaatttgtttacagTGACCATGATTTACTTTTTCCTCGGGATTACTTTAAAGTGGGAtattcctttattttattagcagTAATTGGATCATGATTAATTCAACTAAAATTGATGACCCGCAGATCAGCTCACGGTTCTTACGTGTGAAGTTATGATTTGCCTTTTGAGCTGCGAGTTGCGAGTCACCGGGCAACGGAGATGTAAAGCGCGATGTCTGTTTTAACTCACGAGACATTGAATCGTATAGTAatagtacatttaaattgagCTGTGAGCTGCCAAATTAATTGTTGAGCTGCAGATCAAGAGTTCAACACTATGCGAACTAAACTTTTGAGCCGCTTCACACACAACAATATAAGTTTCATAAGACCTGGATAATGTGAACTGTGATAATAGGAAATGATCTCGACGGAAAACTCATAGTTTATCCCAACTTATAAAAATGGTCTTTCGAGCCGGATACGACATATGAAGgtatttgattatatttaatgataattgtTTGGAATTTTATTGTCTTTTTCTAATCACTACCACAATCACAAACCAACTtcgacaatattttattacagttaaaaaaaaaacattaatctaATTTCACTTGTATGTCTATCTAAATTTGTCAAgtcgataaaataaaacgtttgaattacgaaataaaattttccagGTAATTGGTactatctaaaaatattttatcctaAACACATATAACatcaatttttatcatttacgAATTCGTTGGTAAACTTTCTTTtagtcttttaaattttagctcGATTAGCATACTTTAAAACCGCTATATATCCTAAATTCCGCTATAATTTTGTTCTAATCTTTGATTCTATTAACCGTATCATTTCGAACCCTGATTACTCACATAATTTCAAACGCTTATCCACTAAAACCCCATTATACGATCAATAGATACGAGATAATACTTTCAACACATTTAAAAGTACACAACTATAATATAACTATCTCACTTTATctcatataaaacataataacaatttaatattgatatccTAGCGTCCAGATATCATTGGCACGTAATTTGTTGATAGAGTTGTTGTATGTTTCATAGTACAACTCACCGAGTCCTACTTGTCCCAGGGGTCCGAAGACGGCGGGCGAGTCCTGCGCCGGCAGCGGGAAGTAGGCGGCGGAGAGCGGCGCCGGCGGGAGCGCGGCCGGCAGCGCCAGACCCAGCACCCCGTGCTTCACCAGCAGAGACAGCGCAGCACCGATCTCAGATATACCACCCTCGGAGTACCCCGCCTGGCGGAGCGCCACCTACAAGTGTTTACGTTAAAGGACTTATTAGGATCCGTTCACAGGAATCAGAGCGGAAACCAAAACTGATTTCTATCGtaaaaaggtttaatttaactttacacGGCTTTTTACCCtttcttttgataaaaaagaattacagATAGAAATTGAACCCTGTTTCAATCGTATAaagctcaattttattaacgacAATAAATCTGCTTTGCTCTTCGCCCCGGTTAGTCTACcctagcaatgctttaagatACCGACCCCTtggggtcgatatcgaacttaaagcattgctaattctccttctgtcttcttctattgacctaagtcagaatgaaaaaaaaaattgatcttaaaagtaggtaatttgacTATGGGAGTCTGAggaaacatttcattttggaaaagggggtcacttgtccaaaatagtttggggatccctggtctAAACGGACCCTTAGGGCGTGTTCAGAAGAAGAAGTAAGAATTAGTGGTCTACAAGAAAAACTTATGCattatttgtaattcaatCATACCTTAATATGATCGAGCGTGTGCTGAGTGAGAGGAGAGGGGGGCGGTGTGCCGGGCGGTGCGAGCGAGAGGGACAGCGATAGCGCGCCCAGCCCCGCCGCGCCATTCACCAACACGGAGCCCACAGAGCCCACCCCCCCGACTCCGCCCACAGACCCGCCCAGCGCGTGACTCTGCACAGAGTGACACTACGTCATTTATTGAGAAGAATAGTAGTGTCGTATGAGGATGGATGGCGATAAATTGACTTCCTTTATACCGAGGGTGCAACATGATAATGTGGTATTGATTCTTAATAGGAGTTCAAGGCTTTTGCAGAATATCAGTGTTTCTGCCCCCATGGCAAAGAAACATACAGCTGAGCAAAGGCCCTATCTGTTCTGCATTGCAACGcttagttataatttgtttattattatttttattttttttttatgtacattactTTTCGTGtccttagttttaattatattagtgacctttaggttttattttcttttaatgttttaattgtattataagtgttgtaatgtttttgaacggattaaatgtcttattattattattattattattattattaatattatcaaaaatactataattgcgagacgcgacgcgaccgcgaagtcttcggattaaacactcgccctgaagatggacccccgaaaggtctgaaactagtcggtatcgccaccggacgatcaaagcgtgagttaagccgtttcttaattaattaattatgatgtctcacgaaagtttaaacaatttaaatactataattatttctttatatttatgtacaatgtaatgttttataaaaattatataccgAGTAGCTGTCACTCGAGATTCCGTCTGCGCGCTGTTAagaaacttagtagcctaatTGTTCCTTTAGACCAATGTTTTGctaagtgggcgataacgcccccttgggggcatttgaaacctaggaggtggcgataaggggcccaaaaaatggagaccattgaaattaattatagtaatgaatttttgtggtttttaagttttagggctgaataaaaattagggggctctgaaatataattgattttcaaaggagacggtgaaagaaataagtttgacaatcattactttagactatgttctacatttgtgctaaCAACCCTTATTACGTAGGGgttgaaaaatagatagtagccaattctcagaccttctaaatatgcatataaaatttcataaaaatctgtcaagccgtttcagaggagtATAGTAACTAAGATTGTGTCACGAGAATTTTGATATACAAGAAGTTTACCTATAtttaagtgtaatttttttttaaatacgattGATTCGgcctttgtttataaaatatgtaaattaatgatGTCATCTTTATATGGTATATGATTGCATGCTGTACGCTGCTTATGACACAAATAAAGTAACATGTGGGGTGTCATGATGCATGAGAGATGGAGAGTTGGGAACGAGGCAAGTGGTATACTTGAACACGCTCACAAATATCTCCTACATTCCCTCGAGCTTATGATCTTCGCAAAAGTAATTTGactaaactttataagtagaataaaaatgaaaatcaataacataattaaacaaacttttCAAACCGGATTATATAGAAATCTAAAAAaggtaagattaaaaaaatactttgtatgCCAATATGCCAAATATAGGCATcgtgaataattaataaataattcttctgATGCATCTTACAACCAAacattgcaataaaataaggTCGGTATGTTGGGGGTCCCATATCtatagaaatttaataacatgtgTCGCACCCAACTTCGGCATAATTTTGTCCACAATTTGATCAACCAATTTTTAGCTTAAGATAATccgtattaatatataattttgccCTCTCTTAACTATGAGAGTTGAAACAATTGTTAGAGTTAAAATCAACTTTAGCAGTCATCGGTACATTTGATTGGGGGGTCCTTATCAAGGATATTATGAGCGTGTTCAAGCTATCACCTCGGTCACCTCAGAGGTGGGCACGGCGTATGGCGAGCCAGTGGGATTGTAGTTGGCGACGGGGCCCGCCACATCCGCGTACGACACGTTGGGACAGGACCCAGATTGGGGGTCGTCGACAACCTTCTGCAGGATCATCAGGCATGCCTTCTTGTTGTTCTCTTTTTCGCCTGGAAGTTAATTAATACGTGTTTAATTTGAcgctataaaatttttaaacagtttacCCTACTTTATATTCTAGGTATAAAGGTAATTAGTGTTGATTAATAAGCACTAAATCGTTCccttaatgtttatttcacaTTCTAAATCTTCACTAATAGTAAGTATATTATAGTATATATGAATTGGGCTTCTAACATTATTTCTAAGAATTCGATTACATAATACAGTGGACggaaaaaacaataatgttgCAATGAATTgcagtttattatgtaaaatgatATTCACAGTCGTATAAATTTTGCTATTTCAGTCGATTTACGCAATGTATTTGatattacaatgtttaatattaactgcacagttatgtattttaatatataacgagtgaactcaaaaactactgaaccgatttgaaattTTCTGTTATcttagtacattttttaagcaacatcgttattatttaaaaaatgtccaGCTATGTAAAGCTGGGACAGGCTGCTACAATAATTTGACCATCTTTGTTCATCTGTTACcattgatttctgagaccaaaacagTATCAGTGATACGTTTTAAATGGagttttggtcttagaaacccacagttataaaa includes the following:
- the LOC106708856 gene encoding RNA-binding protein Pasilla is translated as MAADTGMDTCPSPEITDSRKRPLDGDSENGDIKRSHFSSVQDLVTALPLANGHGNITSHFAVEPTYHFKVLVPSMVAGAIIGKGGETIAQLQKDTGARVKMSKSHDFYPGTTERACLITGSVDGIMMVLDFIMEKIKEKPELVKPFPEGVDTKMPQDRDKQVKILVPNSTAGMIIGKGGNYIKQIKEQSGSYVQISQKAKELSLQERCITVVGEKENNKKACLMILQKVVDDPQSGSCPNVSYADVAGPVANYNPTGSPYAVPTSEVTESHALGGSVGGVGGVGSVGSVLVNGAAGLGALSLSLSLAPPGTPPPSPLTQHTLDHIKVALRQAGYSEGGISEIGAALSLLVKHGVLGLALPAALPPAPLSAAYFPLPAQDSPAVFGPLGQVGLGGARGGSLERFAEVAFEALRPPAVAPISLSAGVSGVGGVGGFPSASLLPLSKSPTPADAGAKDSKNVEIAEVIVGAILGPGGRSLVEIQQMSGANIQISKKGTFAPGTRNRIVTITGTQTAIGNAQYLIEQKIQEEELKRTRHNAISGLMQ